The Naumovozyma dairenensis CBS 421 chromosome 1, complete genome genome includes a region encoding these proteins:
- the YAP7 gene encoding Yap7p (similar to Saccharomyces cerevisiae YAP5 (YIR018W) and YAP7 (YOL028C); ancestral locus Anc_7.115) yields MNTLVPQSSKQDVIINYDRESKQAANNHDSSDTDSSTDTRVSNLANHSESSGEHKRESSAKRRKQNRDAQRAYRERNANKIQVLEKSVESLQMLVDSWEQKYSLLEKQSNDNKIELLNVINENLQLKQLLVNANITTASTSSPPHPPTQHSVMLHQGLPNSTVTPSSSQLNPHDMSRNSVQYFTTNPLNTIMVPVAMAKCQPSTVKSLPSSPSTVVPMMIRNHTISYQPSTTNIPLNPQPVYHDSFEPALRNSDSSLPLKRHSAEDLMYSTRSENNTSIKPNKYILQSSNSSPIFTNNNSATAVVVQPPVCATHITNKKGSSIPNDSSSTTITTATTMDAVTNTNCNNKQQLMTVSGSDKTESRSASLSSENNDSYKRIKRHMQLNNLI; encoded by the coding sequence atgaataCACTCGTGCCACAATCATCCAAGCAAGATGtcattatcaattatgATAGGGAGTCGAAACAAGCTGCTAACAATCATGATTCAAGTGATACTGACTCTTCCACTGATACCAGAGTAAGTAATCTAGCAAATCATTCTGAAAGCAGTGGAGAACATAAAAGAGAATCCAGTGCTAAGAGGAGGAAACAGAATAGAGATGCTCAAAGGGCATATAGAGAAAGAAATGCAAATAAAATTCAAGTACTAGAGAAATCTGTTGAAAGCTTACAAATGTTGGTAGACTCTTGGGAACAAAAATATAGTCTTCTAGAGAAACAATCAAACGACAATAAAATTGAACTTTTGAATGTTATAAATGAAAATCTACAGttaaaacaattattagTAAACGCCAACATTACAACAGCTTCTACATCATCACCTCCACATCCACCAACACAACATTCAGTGATGTTACATCAAGGTCTTCCGAATTCAACTGTGACGCCTTCTTCTTCCCAATTGAACCCTCATGATATGAGTAGGAACTCAGTTCAATATTTTACAACTAATCCTCTCAACACAATAATGGTCCCAGTCGCCATGGCAAAATGTCAGCCTTCAACTGTAAAATCACTCCCTTCATCACCTTCAACTGTAGTACCAATGATGATTAGAAACCATACAATTTCTTATCAGCCTTCCACGACAAACATTCCATTAAACCCACAACCCGTATATCATGATAGCTTTGAACCTGCTCTACGTAATAGTGACAGTTCATTGCCTCTAAAAAGACACTCTGCTGAAGATCTAATGTATAGCACGAGATCCGAAAATAACACCTCCATAAAACCAAATAAATACATATTGCAAAGTTCTAATTCTAGCCCCATTtttaccaataataatagtgctactgctgttgttgttcaaCCTCCTGTATGTGCTACTCATATAACTAACAAAAAAGGTTCATCTATTCCAAATGATAGCAGTTCCACAACAATAACGACAGCTACTACTATGGACGCTGTAACAAATACGAATTGTAACAACAAGCAGCAGCTTATGACTGTATCAGGAAGTGACAAAACGGAATCACGTTCTGCATCTCTTTCTtctgaaaataatgattcataTAAGAGAATTAAAAGACATATGCAATTGAATAAtcttatataa
- the GAS5 gene encoding 1,3-beta-glucanosyltransferase (similar to Saccharomyces cerevisiae GAS5 (YOL030W); ancestral locus Anc_7.114), which translates to MLLNSYFFTTSLTLLATSLNSVFAADSDDSSSNSTLAPIEIKGNAFFNSESGDRFYIRGVDYQPGGSSNLTDPLADVDICKRDVPVFKDLGINTIRVYTVDNSLDHEECMQLLADAGIYLILDVNTPDSSISRYNPACSYNADYLQNVFATIDVFAKYDNVLGFFAGNEVINSKNTTNTATYVKAVVRDMKKYIKARDYRKIPIGYSAADIVENRQLAAEYFNCGSDDDSRIDMFGVNDYSWCGQSSFVTSGYNTKMQLYKGYSIPIFLSEFGCNEVVSSRPFTEIEAIYSTQMSSVFSGGLVYEYSNETNNYGLVQINGDTVTKLDDFVNLKNEYSKVSNPTGDGGYSTSNNYSTCPDFEKGVWEANATLPAMPSAASAYFSTGAGEPMGTILSTQNNCYDDDDDDDDDDYEDDEDSSSSSAVSSSISSSSTEEEESSSMSSTANFTSSVTNTAQVRVTSRSSSVISSTSASTSSSSSSSSSSRGSGSIVEVPMIFQVIAELWNYIL; encoded by the coding sequence ATGTTGTTAAATTCCTATTTCTTTACCACGTCATTAACTTTGTTAGCAACGAGTTTAAACTCCGTTTTTGCTGCTGACAGTGATGATTCTAGCAGTAACTCGACCCTAGCACCTATTGAGATCAAAGGTAAtgcatttttcaattcagaATCAGGTGATAGATTTTACATTCGTGGTGTGGATTATCAACCAGGTGGGTCATCAAACTTGACAGATCCATTAGCCGATGTGGACATTTGTAAAAGAGATGTCCCTGTCTTTAAAGATTTAGGTATTAACACCATTAGAGTTTATACTGTGGATAATTCTTTGGATCATGAAGAATGTATGCAATTGTTAGCTGATGCGGGTATTTATTTGATCTTGGATGTTAATACTCCTGATAGTTCCATTTCAAGATATAACCCTGCTTGTTCTTACAATGCTGATTATTTACAAAACGTTTTCGCTACTATTGATGTCTTTGCTAAATATGATAATGTTCTAGGGTTCTTTGCTGGTAATGAGGTTATTAACAGTAAAAATACGACTAATACCGCTACTTATGTTAAGGCGGTTGTTAGAgatatgaagaaatatattaaagCAAGAGATTACAGAAAGATTCCTATTGGTTATTCTGCTGCTGATATTGTTGAAAATAGACAATTGGCTGctgaatatttcaattgtgGTTCTGATGACGATTCTAGAATCGATATGTTTGGTGTTAATGATTATTCTTGGTGTGGACAGTCATCTTTTGTTACTTCAGGTTATAACACAAAGATGCAATTATACAAAGGTTATTCTATTCCAATTTTCTTAAGTGAATTTGGTTGTAATGAAGTTGTCAGTTCAAGACCATTTACTGAAATTGAAGCTATCTATTCTACACAAATGTCTTCAGTTTTCTCAGGTGGGTTAGTTTACGAATATTCTAACGAAACAAACAATTATGGGTTGGTTCAAATTAATGGGGACACGGTTACCAAATTAGATGATTTTGTCAACTTGAAGAATGAATATAGTAAAGTATCAAATCCAACTGGTGATGGTGGATATTCTACTTCTAATAATTATTCTACTTGTCCGGATTTCGAAAAGGGTGTTTGGGAAGCAAATGCTACATTACCAGCCATGCCAAGTGCAGCTTCAGCATATTTCTCGACAGGTGCTGGTGAACCAATGGGTACTATTCTTTCCACTCAAAATAATTgttatgatgatgatgacgacgacgatgatgatgattacgaagatgatgaagattcaTCCTCATCTTCCGCtgtttcatcttcaatttcttcgtcatcaactgaagaagaagaaagctCTTCAATGTCAAGTACAGCTAACTTTACTTCATCAGTCACTAATACTGCTCAAGTGAGAGTTACGTCTAGATCTAGTTCAGTTATAAGTTCAACTTCAGCTTCAACTTCAAGCTCGAGTAGTTCATCGAGCTCATCCAGAGGATCAGGCTCTATCGTTGAAGTACCAATGATTTTCCAAGTCATTGCGGAACTATGGAATTATATCCTTTGA
- the PET127 gene encoding Pet127p (similar to Saccharomyces cerevisiae PET127 (YOR017W); ancestral locus Anc_7.111) codes for MLQITKLGKNRIKKKLSIYLHFGTYTYQTTQQRATTSKKDDQLSRDGINSLVSQVSKSLKEKNTLPIDDILTTVKTFSLIKDIRTEARRQKEITKKTNLGQGKTQGRDVFITLDTVNTKQKSITLDESQPTHHPPQLAYGLERTLFQPMTLHLLRDPRSKVYNFEEEVETIQPDMLKRRTLEQDSLFITPHRDQALLTMATKFNKKYMSSTSSMTSVLSHLHFLLSNFRKLNIVDSSISKHFPQKDCNFTRGAQFPASIILRKMSDTVYSIDSDRSLDREIILSILGHSLEEFLTLQKDKDLPESYHYSKIDDFILRSQLDAYNDKLPGTGVFDLKTRAVTAIRHDLSYVENNNNFTGYDINKIYGVYESLEREFFELIRSTLLKYSLQARIGKMDGIFVAYHNISKIFGFQYLPLEEMDYLIHSSCTGNFRNKIKSREKVMKGIYGHSEFIVKHQRQDREIATEVAEKEFKMSIVLFKNILNHIQKTLKKRNLNWQKCKIMLKTESKRKRIYNNLELNVPILTVVALPLSDDYVDIPLSTKSSEESLEQISKIREKNLKLLEEKSQSLIGFEAQVSHLIQHHPLTLTIPSFAKVGNKILSAESCNFISKKINKDYYGNLPSWKTPNFFHPLDVSTWKCNINISDITNSEKLKQFYISCLNEKLSSLEQQSNLDDTMLVDQSTEVSERIEKFMNKGKNIEKVNDDHCANDRSKKASKVSGKNRLPSHYQKILRAYGLKGSERTKINTGS; via the coding sequence ATGTTGCAGATTACAAAGTTAGGTAAAAATagaataaagaagaagttatCAATTTACCTTCATTTTGGAACTTATACCTACCAGACTACACAGCAGCGAGCAACCACAAGCAAGAAAGATGATCAACTCTCCAGAGATGGCATAAATAGTCTTGTATCCCAAGTAAGCAAATCTCttaaggaaaaaaatacgTTACCAATAGATGATATCCTCACGACAGTGAAGACATTCTCTCTCATTAAGGATATCCGAACTGAGGCAAGAAGGCAAAAGGAGATAACGAAGAAGACAAATCTTGGTCAAGGAAAGACCCAGGGTCGTGATGTTTTTATCACATTGGACACTGTAAATACAAAACAAAAGTCGATAACTCTTGATGAATCTCAACCGACTCATCATCCACCTCAATTAGCGTATGGGCTTGAAAGGACATTATTTCAACCAATGACATTACATCTCCTTCGAGATCCTCGAAGTAAagtatataattttgaagaagaggtAGAAACCATACAACCTGATATGTTAAAACGACGGACCCTTGAACAGGATTCATTGTTCATCACACCACATAGAGATCAAGCATTATTAACAATGGCAACGAAGTTcaacaagaaatatatgTCATCAACTAGTTCAATGACATCTGTTTTATCTCATTTGCatttcttattatcaaatttccGAAAGTTAAATATTGTTGATTCCTCGATTTCAAAACATTTTCCACAAAAGGATTGTAATTTTACTAGGGGAGCACAATTTCCTGCCTCAATCATATTAAGGAAGATGTCAGATACAGTTTATTCCATTGATTCAGATAGAAGTTTAGATCgagaaattattttatcaattttagGTCATTCTTTGGAAGAATTCTTAACTCTGCAGAAAGATAAAGATTTGCCGGAAAGTTATCATTATTCcaaaattgatgattttatcTTGAGATCACAATTAGATGCATacaatgataaattaccaGGGACAGGTGTATTTGATCTGAAAACGAGAGCCGTTACAGCAATTAGACACGATTTATCATATGTggagaataataataattttacaGGTTatgatataaataaaatatatggaGTTTATGAATCATTAGAGCGTGAATTTTTCGAGTTAATTAGAAGCACTTTATTAAAGTATTCTCTTCAGGCACGTATTGGAAAAATGGATGGGATCTTTGTTGCGTATCATaacatttccaaaatatttggattcCAATATTTACCGTTGGAGGAAATGGATTATTTAATACATTCGAGTTGCACTGGAAATTTCAGGaataaaatcaaatcaCGAGAAAAAGTTATGAAGGGTATTTATGGACATTCAGAATTCATTGTGAAACATCAGCGACAGGATCGTGAAATAGCAACGGAAGTTGcagaaaaagaatttaaaatgtctattgtattattcaagaatattttgaatcatATACAGAAAACTCTCAAAAAAAGGAATTTAAATTGGCAAAAATGTAAAATTATGTTGAAGACAGAATCAAAGAGGAAAAGgatatataataatctGGAATTAAATGTACCGATACTCACGGTAGTTGCTTTGCCACTTTCGGATGATTACGTAGATATACCGTTATCAACGAAATCTTCAGAGGAATCATTGGAgcaaatttcaaaaattcgAGAGAAAAATCTGAAGTTATTAGAAGAGAAATCTCAATCTTTGATTGGATTTGAAGCCCAAGTATCTCATTTGATTCAACATCATCCGTTAACTTTAACAATACCGTCGTTTGCTAAAGTGGGGAATAAAATATTGTCTGCAGAGTCTTGTAACTTTATTTCCAAGAAGATTAATAAAGATTATTATGGGAACCTACCTAGTTGGAAGACTCCGAATTTTTTCCATCCACTAGACGTTTCTACTTGGAAATGTAACATCAATATTAGTGACATTACAAACTCAGAAAAGTTGAAACAATTCTATATATCGTGTCTCAATGAGAAATTAAGTTCATTGGAACAACAGTCTAATCTAGATGATACTATGTTAGTTGATCAAAGTACTGAAGTATCAGAAAGGATAGAGAAATTTATGAATAAAGGGAAGAACATTGAAAAAGTGAACGATGATCATTGTGCTAATGATAGATCAAAGAAGGCAAGCAAAGTTAGTGGTAAGAATAGATTGCCTTctcattatcaaaaaatattacgTGCCTACGGTTTGAAAGGTTCTGAACGAACGAAGATCAATACAGGCAGTTGA
- the NDAI0A08430 gene encoding emp24/gp25L/p24 family protein (similar to Saccharomyces cerevisiae ERP4 (YOR016C) and ERP2 (YAL007C); ancestral locus Anc_7.108): MYGLTIITVLMMLIHPVVSSIYTPMAVTIPARGKECLYYDMQKDDDVLVVSYQVLTGGDFEINFQITSPDGEQLVDEKRKKYSDFLLKSFGLGPYEFCFDNGFDGIEKKVEFTLELENNVLKAETNEEDMMANNSIEEIDRNIDKISKMLKYLRAREWRNMYTVESTKSRLRWLSLLDMSLMAGISCIQAIIIELFFKNRNSNYV; this comes from the coding sequence ATGTATGGTTTGACGATTATTACTGTTCTTATGATGTTAATACATCCAGTAGTAAGTTCCATCTATACCCCTATGGCTGTTACTATTCCAGCACGTGGTAAAGAATGTTTGTATTATGATATGCAaaaggatgatgatgttcTTGTTGTGAGTTATCAAGTACTTACAGGTGGcgattttgaaataaatttccaaattacTAGTCCCGATGGTGAGCAATTGGTTGAtgagaaaaggaagaaatatTCAGATTTCTTATTGAAATCGTTTGGTTTGGGTCCTTATGAATTTTGCTTTGATAATGGGTTTGACggtattgaaaagaaagtcGAGTTCACTctagaattggaaaataatgttCTCAAAGCTGAGactaatgaagaagatatgaTGGCCAATAAttctattgaagaaatcgatagaaatattgataaaattagtaaaatgttgaaatatttaagGGCAAGAGAATGGAGAAATATGTATACAGTGGAATCTACAAAATCTAGATTAAGATGGTTATCTCTGTTAGATATGTCTCTTATGGCTGGGATTAGTTGTATACAAGCAATAATTATCGAacttttcttcaagaatCGTAATTCTAATTATgtttga
- the RTS1 gene encoding protein phosphatase 2A regulatory subunit RTS1 (similar to Saccharomyces cerevisiae RTS1 (YOR014W); ancestral locus Anc_7.106) — MMRGFKQKLIKKTTGSSSSSTSKKKDKEKNHSSSTTNPTTPSSSNASISSSSSASSITSGNNTNISNNTTGTTSSSAANARKLTSNSTSSTSSTSNTHHNKPNKSKPTSTKHYSSSSGSGSGSTTSSSSNSSNKAKQQDPHKPRSSSNTTTTTKKKQVSSSQPVSVSSSSSSLSSTNNIGQSTKSTGKAEELHQSQPPIVTVTTSDDKQQNELEPHFQQQQQQPLNIHIDTNNNNTSTYTNTINNNKPHPSFLGAATSPPSSPFLSKDNQMQQQQQQQDLSNNNTVSSPGIDIPRSSHSFEKLPTPTKLNADSDLELIKTPQRHSSSRFEPSRYTQLTKLPNFDEVSPEERISLFIAKVNQCNTMFDFNDPSFDIQGKEIKRITLQELIEFIVTNRFQYTNEMYSHVVNMFKINLFRPIPPPVNPVGDIYDPDEDEPVNELAWPHMQLIYEFFLRFVESPDFNHQIAKQYIDQNFILKLLELFDSEDIRERDCLKTTLHRIYGKFLSLRSFIRRSINNIFLQFTYETERFNGIAELLEILGSIINGFALPLKEEHKVFLVRILIPLHKVRCLSLYHPQLAYCIVQFLEKEPLLTEEVVMGLLRYWPKVNSTKEIMFLNEIEDIFEVIEPLEFIKVEVPLFVQLAKCISSSHFQVAEKVLSYWNNEYFLNLCIENAEVILPIIFPSLYELTSQLELETNNNSLLDPTNNNNNNGTTNNNNNDMLNQDENGGINSNNTNLCDPYMLVEQAINSGSWNRAIHAMAFKALKIFLETNPVLYENCNALYLSSIKETANRKIQREQNWKKLEEYVKNLKITESEQLQQKQQEQDQEHNIVNDDDDTQMNIDRNNNDDSMTDDNNALLTETEFHGSERTIPELDNENENENGNENENGGSPEQDSHMKI; from the coding sequence ATGATGCGTGGATTCAAACAAAAACttataaagaaaactactggttcttcatcatcttctactAGTAAGAAAAAGGATAAGGAAAAGAATCATTCATCTTCAACGACAAATCCAACAACACCATCAAGTTCGAACGCTTCAATATCTTCCTCATCTTCTGCTTCTTCCATTACATCAGGTAACAATACTAATATCAGTAATAACACTACTGGTACCACCTCTTCGTCTGCTGCAAATGCAAGAAAATTAACTTCGAACTCCACATCATCAACCTCTTCCACTTCAAACACCCATCATAATAAACCTAATAAAAGCAAACCAACATCAACTAAGCACTATTCTTCCTCCTCAGGTTCAGGATCAGGATCGACAACCtcctcatcttcaaattcatcaaacAAGGCAAAACAACAAGATCCTCACAAACCaagatcatcatcaaatacTACAACCACCaccaagaagaaacaagtatcatcatctcAACCTGTTtcagtatcatcatcatcatcatcattatcatccaCAAATAACATTGGACAATCAACAAAGTCTACAGGAAAGGCAGAAGAACTCCACCAATCTCAACCACCTATAGTCACCGTAACTACTTCCGATGATAAACAACAGAATGAACTTGAACCTCActttcaacaacaacaacaacaaccattgaatatacatattgataccaacaacaacaacactAGCACATATACAAACACAattaacaataacaaaCCTCATCCATCTTTTCTTGGAGCTGCTACTTCTCCTCCTTCATCTCCATTCTTATCAAAGGATAATCAGatgcaacaacaacaacaacaacaagatcTATCAAATAACAACACAGTATCTTCTCCAGGTATAGATATCCCAAGATCATCTCATTCATTCGAAAAATTACCCACTCCAACAAAATTAAACGCTGATTCAGATCTAGAATTGATTAAAACTCCACAACGTCATTCATCTTCAAGATTTGAACCATCAAGATACACACAACTAACAAAATTAccaaattttgatgaagttTCCCCCGAGGAAAGAATCTCATTATTCATTGCAAAAGTTAACCAATGTAACACCATGTTCGATTTCAACGATCCAAGTTTTGACATCCAAggtaaagaaattaaaagaataacATTACAAGAATTAATAGAATTCATAGTAACAAACAGATTTCAATACACAAACGAAATGTATTCTCATGTAGTAAACATGTTTAAAATTAACCTCTTTAGACCAATCCCACCACCAGTAAACCCCGTTGGTGATATATATGACCCCGACGAGGATGAACCAGTTAACGAATTAGCATGGCCTCACATGCAATTAATTTATGAATTCTTCTTAAGATTCGTTGAGAGCCCTGATTTCAATCATCAAATTGCAAAACAATACATTGAtcaaaatttcatcttGAAACTTTTGGAATTGTTTGATAGTGAAGACATTAGAGAAAGAGATTGTTTAAAAACAACATTACATAGAATTTATGGGAAATTCTTAAGTTTAAGAAGTTTCATTCGTCGTtccatcaataatatcttcttACAATTCACTTACGAAACCGAGAGATTTAATGGGATCGCTGAATTATTGGAAATATTAGGTTCAATCATTAATGGATTTGCCCTAccattgaaagaagaacatAAAGTTTTCCTTGTAAGAATTTTAATACCATTACATAAAGTTCGTTGTCTTTCATTATATCATCCACAATTGGCTTATTGTATAGttcaatttttggaaaaggAACCATTATTAACTGAAGAAGTTGTAATGGGATTATTACGTTATTGGCCTAAGGTGAATTCAACAAAGGAAATTATGtttttgaatgaaattgaagatattttcGAAGTTATTGAACCAttagaatttattaaagtGGAAGTGCCATTATTTGTACAATTGGCTAAATGtatttcatcatcacaTTTCCAAGTCGCTGAAAAAGTTTTAAGTTATTGgaataatgaatattttttgaatcttTGTATAGAAAATGCTGAAGTCATATTACCAATAATTTTCCCATCATTATATGAATTAACTTCACAATTGGAATTAGAaacgaataataattcattattagaccctacaaacaacaacaacaacaacggcaccaccaataataacaataacgaCATGTTGAatcaagatgaaaatggtgGAATCAATTCTAATAACACGAATCTATGTGATCCTTACATGTTAGTGGAACAAGCAATCAATTCAGGTTCATGGAATAGAGCCATTCATGCAATGGCATTCAAGGCATTGAAAATCTTCTTAGAGACTAACCCTGTCCTTTATGAAAATTGTAATgcattatatttatctaGTATTAAAGAAACTGCAAATAGGAAAATTCAAAGAGAAcaaaattggaagaaattggaagaatATGTTAAAAACTTGAAAATAACTGAATCAGAACAATTGCAACAAAAACAGCAAGAGCAAGATCAAGAGCATAATATtgttaatgatgatgatgatactcaaatgaatatagatagaaataataatgacgaTAGTATGACAGACGATAATAATGCCTTATTGACCGAGACAGAATTTCATGGTTCAGAAAGAACTATACCGGAATTAGACAACGAAAATGAGAACGAAAACGGAAACGAAAACGAAAATGGAGGTTCCCCAGAACAAGATAGTcatatgaaaatataa